Part of the Arachis hypogaea cultivar Tifrunner chromosome 6, arahy.Tifrunner.gnm2.J5K5, whole genome shotgun sequence genome, TTTTATTATCTCTATTAATGAAATAAACTACTATATGTTTTGACAAaactttaactattttttattgataGTAGGGAAATATTATTCCGTTTATAATTTAATCTTGATTTGATTTGttaaccaattcttttttttttttcaacttattATTTCTTAATTATGTCGGACGTGTGCATATATAAAGGAGTACTCCTTCTTGTAGTGAGTATTCGAACCTAACTCGCTCCTGCCCTAACTTAGTCAGCTTTAAAATCTAAATATCATAATTTTCAATTTAATAAATACTTTCAGATAATAATAATTTGTCATCTTAGAGTAAGGTACTAGCTCAATTGAAAAACAAACAGATAATGTGGAATCAATTAATGTCTTTATTTATTGGCTTGATTTGAGCAGTTTTTTAGGGTCAAATTTATTTGAGTGAACGGTTTTATATCCCTTAGCTTCTTTATttgagtttcattttattttttattatttaattttccagcaataattaattaaattgtatattATATAgataaatgaaataaattaacaaattaaaaattacaaaaagaggGAATTCCACGAAACAAGTAAAATAATCTTTTCAcggtaaataaattttttttgttatttacgaTATTTTTTAACCCGACAAGTTAATGACTAATTTGTCATTAATCTAAActctatttaaaagtttattgctGGTAGGTTACTGCCTATGATGCATagacactgacacggacacgggatacgacacgacacgggacacgccgacacgcgaattttaaaatcttacatgacacggggacacacatacatataaaatataaagtattttttagataaatcgtcatgatattttgatattttattgatattaaaatataaattaaaatttttaattatttttaatgtcttattttaattatatcaagtatttaaaatattttttgttttaataaataataatatatactatatctaaatttattttaaaaatatatgttaagaataagacaggacacgctgacacgtgatggtatttaggtgtgtctagATGTGTccagagaagaattttttattttttattaagacacggtcggacacagcagacacgcgagtcggacgagtgtcggtgaATATCGTATCCGAAATGTAtccgttttattttttattaagacacggtcggacacagcagacacgcgagtcggacgagtgtcggtgaATATCGTATCCAAAATGTATCCGACAGGCGGACACGACAACTCAACAAAATGTCCGTGCTTCATAAGTTACTACATACACAAAACGAAATTCAAACTTCTAACACTTATTCAAACAGACGAATAAACCATTTTTATATTTGATAGAAGCATATACTACATTAATTCGAGCCTCAATGAaaagaacataaattaaaatgtttttataattattactagGTGGAACATTGTCCATTGTCCAATATTATTTAAAGAGAAGGTTCTCAAGTGTAAAGTGTCAACCCTAGTCACCTCACGTTCATATGTAACCAGCTCATATCTCGTTAACAATTCTTAGCTTCATAGCTTGATTCCTTGTACAAGCAAGTTATCAACAATACAAGTCAACATCATAAAAGTTCCAACGGTTCCTTAACCGACACAATATATATCATGTACCAAAACTTTTATTCCTTTTGGATTGAAGATTTTGTAACCAGACTTACATTATTATTTGAAACTTCACCCGATCTAAAGTGAAAACCTTTTTATGTGATTTTAGGCTCACTTACATTTATCATTAGTATTGAGATAGAGTGtgattattttcctttaaatttaattatacaaattatgaatttagtttttaaattttttttcaaatttaattttttatcttttttctcaattatttttacatatttcTCACATAATTGTCTTTttctattgaaaataaaaaaagataaactaaaatttaataaaatactttattaacaaaataaacCATTTATTAACTTTTAGTGAATACAGATGAGCCCATATATATGCACGAACAAATAATTCATTATCATCGGTTACAATCAACCACATGTGCTTTCAGTGTAGAGTTATATGTGCTTTTAATTAGAAATTTACAATTAATTATATTCTCATAGTACTGATCCAACCATAACCCATAAAATATCATTAGTTTGGTTCATTTATACTTACTTTAATTTTCATGGGAAAATTATTTGTAGCTGGCTGTTCAAAGGAaagtttgttatatatatatatggcaatTTACTGTTTTAAATAAATTGGCCAGCAATATTATCAGAATACACATTTTATAAAGTGGatattgaaatatattttttcataaactaTGTAAACCGCAACAGGAGTATCGCGGTTTACAAAATGCACATAATCTGTTACAGAGGTGTCGCGAATTACGTTGGTAAAAAAACATCACATAATCTGCTACAGGGATATCGTGGTTTATGTGTGTTTTGCAGACGTGCATAAACTGCTATAGGGGTGTCGCGATTTATGCTTTGTCAACTTTGCCTATAAATACCAAGCAAGATAGTGAGTGGGTCATTTGAGGAGAGTCATTTTCACACTTTCACAAATGGATAGTGAGGAGAGCTTGTTGGTTCTAGTCCAATACtatggtaaaataaaaaaaagtaataggCATGGTGTTAAGTTCACAGATAAAGAACCACTGAGCATTTTTATCCGTTTGACTGATACTTTGTCGGATCTGAAGAGGAACATATTGCAGAAGGCAGGGTTGTGTGGGGCCAAGTTGGTGAATAAGGTGCTTTACAAGATTCCGATGGCAGTTGTGTCAAGTGGTGTGCAGTATGAAACATTTGTCATAGGGTCGGATGAAGACATGGGGGTCTTGTTTCATTGTCGGCGGAATTTTCCGGAGGTGAGAATACACGAGTTGTTTGCCAAGTTGGAAGACCGTCTAAAAAGTTCCGGGGCTTCAATGCCAAATCCTCAGTCGACGACGGTAGGGGGTGCTTCTACTTCGATGCCTGTCGTTGCACCTGGTTGTCTCCTACCTGCACTTTCACTTGTTCTAGCACCGGCAGATAGGTCACCTGGTTTGATTACTAGTCTTGTTGGTGGTGGTGAGCCGGATCACGTTGAGGACGCGATGCGGGACTATGATTCGGACGATGAGCCCGATCACATATAAGGGGATAGTGAGGAGGAGACTACAGTGCCCCCACCTGCACCTCAGGGGCCATCCAGTTCTGGGTCCCACCAACAACCGCCGCATTTCTCGACGCTTAACCTGGAAGCAGTGAGTCAACAACCGGATGATGCACACATCTTCAGATACCAAGGATTACACGCGGGTAATGCTTCTGGGAAATTTCAGATTGGTCAATCTTTCCAGAATAAGGAGGAAGCTGTGATGAGTGTTAAGGATTATAGCATTCGTCGTGGAGTTCAGTATCAGGTTATGAAATCTGATCATCTGAAGTATGTTGGGAGATGCAAGGAGTTTGGAAATGGCTGCACCTGGATGATCCGCGTGGAACTTTGGCAATGCAAGGGTAACTGGGAGGTTAGAAGGTACAACAGAACCCACATTTGTCTGGCCACATCGATTTCGAGCGACCACCGACAGCTCGATTACAACATAATTTGTGCGAGGATCTATCCGTTGGTTAGGGCGGATGCAGCGGTTACCATAAAGGTGTTGTAAGAAGCTACTGAGTCAACCTATGGATTCAGGCCTAGTTACAGAAAGGTGTGGAAGGCAAAGTAGAAGGCAGTCGTCCAGATTTACGGGAATTGGGAATAGTCATATGTGGAGTTGCCCCGGTGGATCCTTGGGACGCAAGCAACGATAGACGAAACCATAGCTTTGTTGAAGACTTCTCCAGTGCGTGTAGGTGGTGAGGTTGATGAGTCTACAAAGTACTTTCATCTACTTTTCTGGACGTTTTCTCCATGCGTTGAGGCTTTTAAACATTGCAAGCCACTAATCAGCATTGACGGAACCCATCTGTATGGGAAGTATGGCGGGACTTTGCTTCTGGCTATTGCGCAAGATGGAAACTCGAATATATTGCCAGTTGCGTTTGCACTTGTTGAGGGGGAGAATGCCGAGTCGTGGGCTTTTTTCTTATCCCACTTGCGTCAACATGTGACCCCACAGGAAGGGATTCTGGTGATTTCTGACAGACACATCGGCATTAAGGCTGCATTGGAGGCACCAGACAATGGTTGGAAATCGCCTCATGCATATCAAGCGTGTTGCATTCGACAGGTTTGCAGCTAATTTTGCTCTCACTTTCAAGGGTCAGGATGCAAGGCGAATGCTCGTGAATGTGGCGTATGCCAAGACTAAGGCCGAGTTTGACTACTGGTTTGATATTATGAGGATTGAGAATCCGGCCATGTTTGATTGGGCCAACCGACTGAAGTATGATAAGTGGACCCAACACCAGGATGGAGGCAGACGGTTCGGCCACATGATGACGAACATATCCGAGTGTGTTAACTCTATACTGAAGGGGACACGCAATCTGCCGGTTACTGCACTTGTCAAATCCACATATGGGAGGTTAGCAGAGCTTTTTGTCGTCCGAGGGCAGACAGCAAAAGCGCAATTTGGATCAGGCCAACGGTTTTGCCAGACACTGGTCAAGGCGATAGAGCACAACCTAAAAGATGTGAGGTGCTTCACGGTTACTCTATTTGACAAACATCAGTCTAAGTATACTGTGGCTGAGACGACTCCTACCGGTAACTTCTCGCTTGGAACGTATCGGGTTTCCCTTAGAGATCGTACTTGTGACTGCGGGTACTTTCAAGCTCTCCATTATCCTTGCTGCCATGCGATTGAATGCTGTGCTCAGTCCCAGTTAGACTGGGCTACGTACGTCCACGAGTTTTATACCATGAGTAAGGTGTTCAGTGTATATCGGATGGGGTTTTTGCCCTCTATTCCAGAGGGTCTGTGGCCACCGTACGCCGGTCCTACTATCGTCCCTGATCCTAACATGAGACGTGCCAGAGAAGGGCGACCGAGGTCAACAAGAATCCGTAACACCATGGATGAGGCCGATACTAGTCGCAGGGGCGGAGCTACATTGTAGCAAAAGGGGcatccctaattttaattttttgcatgtaaattatatgtaaatttcagtttagccccccttaaaattttattttagtgttattttattgtataaatatttttggccCCCTCTAATCTTTCATCTAGCTCCGCCCCTGACTAGTCGGTCGAAGCGATGTGGCTATGCAGACAGATAGGAGACACTCGCAGGACTTGCCCTCAGCGAGGATCTGCCTCCAGTGCTGAGGCATAGGTGTCATTAGGTCGTCATGATTAGCTTAcatttttctttccttgtttgtgatcttattttgttttagttGTACTTGCTGTTCGTTTTACGGTGACATTATTGTTAGCGATTCTCTATGTAGTTATGATTCTCTCGAGTTAACGTGTTCTAATTTTGTTGGTAATTCTATGAGTGCAAcatattaatttcaattaaatcaAAGTAGGAAACTATGTTGCGCCATACATAAAAATTGCAAGTTAAACTTTCATAAAAAAACTCATCCTCCATGAAAAATGAACTAAGTCCACACTAAAATATAAACCGCAATACCCCTGTAACGGATTATGTGATATTTTTTTACCAATGTAATTCGCGACACTCTTGTAGCGGATTATGTGTATTTTGTAAACCGCAATATCCCTATCGCGATttacataatttataaaaaaaatgtatttcgGTATCCACTTTACAAAATGTGTATTATAGTAATATTGATAGCCAATTTATTTAAAACAGTAAATTgtcctctatatatatatatatatatatatatatgtatgtatgttgtcaTTCTTAAGAAATCGTGTATatgttagattaaaaaaattaattattttatttatatgttcaataaaagtaaaaactaatgaTTATATAACGTGAAAATCattacaatatttaaataaaaaataagaaacttTAATTATTGATAGGTGCATATTTTTCAAATGTTTTAAACACATTTCATGTAAAACTTCATACATGAAAACATGTATGCTAGATTGTGAGAAAATTAGTTCTTTctctttttactcttaaaatattcttttttctCCATCGTCACATCTTCTCCATGGATTGTTATCGCaaactattttaaataaatttttctcttcaaagcatatatatatattatttcagaAGTActgcatatatgcatttattaacgttaaattttatataaactaAATTTAGGAGACAAAatacaagtatttaaattatttacaaaataagtgtttgaatttcaaattcaatttaaatttatagcaaataaaatttaaatatgtaataaacaaaattaaatttaaaattcaatttgataGATTTTAGTCAGCGTAGTATTTAAATATGCAGCTATAATTCCTATACAAACTTCATAATATTTAAgacaatttacttaaataaactaTGTTGAGACAAATATTACTCAATTGTCCTGATTATAAAAACTATGTTCAAATGTTCAAATCGTTAGAGTATCTCATAAATTACACATGTATGTGAATATAATTAGTAATAGCAGCCTAGAccaaattaagaaaaattatgtttaaatatgtaaaaaaaaaaaatgaaagactcaaacaaattacataaaaataaatgagaaaataataaataagttcCTGATCTTTGTCCGCGGATATTtttgtccctgaccattgaaaaatacttt contains:
- the LOC140173789 gene encoding uncharacterized protein, which produces MVGNRLMHIKRVAFDRFAANFALTFKGQDARRMLVNVAYAKTKAEFDYWFDIMRIENPAMFDWANRLKYDKWTQHQDGGRRFGHMMTNISECVNSILKGTRNLPVTALVKSTYGRLAELFVVRGQTAKAQFGSGQRFCQTLVKAIEHNLKDVRCFTVTLFDKHQSKYTVAETTPTGNFSLGTYRVSLRDRTCDCGYFQALHYPCCHAIECCAQSQLDWATYVHEFYTMSKVFSVYRMGFLPSIPEGLWPPYAGPTIVPDPNMRRAREGRPRSTRIRNTMDEADTSRRGGATL